Within the Cupriavidus necator N-1 genome, the region GAGACGCTATCGCAAAGCGAAGGTTGTTGTCACGTTGGGACCTGCAACGTCGTCCCTGGAGACTATCCGTTCGTTGTTTGTTGCCGGGGCAGATGTATTCCGTTTCAACTTCAGCCATGGTACGCATGAAGCTCACCAGCAGAACTACGAGCATGTGCGACGGGTTGAGAGAGAAACTGGGCGGCCAATAGCGGTGCTAGCTGACCTCCAAGGTCCGATGCGCCGAGTAGGACTGATGGCAGAGCCAAGTACCTTGGTAGAGGGACAGCGTTTCGTCTTGGACCGTGCGCAGGCGCCGGGCGATTCCACGCGGGTGTGCTTGCCGCACTCGGAGCTCTTCGATTGTGCGGAGCCCGGCAAGACCCTCCTGATCGACGACGGGAAGCTGCAACTGCGTGTGGAGTCAGTCGAGCCGGATAGGCTGGTGACCACGGTCATGACGGGCGGCATTCTATCGTCGCGCAAAGGTGTCAATGTGCCGGACGCAGTAATCCCCATCCATGCGCTGACCGAAAAGGACATCCGCTGCGAAGCAACGCATTGCCGGCAGAGCCACGGTCGTTGCGAAGCTGGAGAAGCCATCGGCGATCGAGCATATCGAGGAAATTGCCTTGCGGGCTGATGCGGTTATGGTTGCCCGCAGCGACCTTGGCGTTGAGCTACCGCCAGAGCGCGTGCCTGCTGTGCAGAAGCGAATCTCTCGCTTGTGCAGGCAGTTGGGACGCCCGGTCATCGTCGCCACGCAGATGCTTGAATCGATGATTTCAGCCCCTGTTACCACCCGCGCTGAAGCTTCGGACGTCGCAAGTGCAATCTATGACGGCGTTGACGCCGTGATGCTATCTGCAGAATCGGCATCGGGTCGCTATCCAGTCGAAGCCGACAAGATGATGGATCGGATCATCCGGAAAGTGGAAGCTGACCCTTTGTATCGCAATGTCCTGGATGCGCAGCAGGTAGATGCGTTGTCGAATAGACAGGATGCCGTTTGCGGTGCGCTCCGCGACATTGCTCGCACGGTGGGCGCGAAGATCGCGATCGCATATACCTCATCCGGAGCGACGACTTTGCGAGCCGCTCGCGTGCGTCCTCAGACGCCAATCGTTGGCGTGACTCCTTCGCTTGGAGTTGCCCGTCGCATGAGTCTCACGTGGGGCGTTCACGCGTCTGTTTTTCCCCATGTCAAAGACGTGGATGAAATGGTTTCGGTAGCGAGCGATGCCGCTTTGACGGAAGGATTCGCCTCTGAAGGCGAAGAGATTGTCATTGTTGCTGGCATGCCATTCGGTATCCTCGGCTCCACAAACATGCTCCACGTGGCCCGTGTCACAGCGTCACAGAAATCTGGCGTCGCGGCTGATGCGCATGCGGGAAACCTGGCAGGTCGCCAAGGAGTTCTGATATGAGTGGCGCGGCATTCAGGGTCCTGGTGGCCCCAGACTCGTTTAAGGGAAGCCTTGGAGCGTCCACAGTCGCGGAACGGATTCGCGCGGGAATTGTTCGTGCCGTTCCGTCGGCTGACGTAGTGTTGACGCCAATTGCTGATGGAGGAGAAGGTACGGCGGAAGTTCTCGCGACGACCCTTCCCGGAGAATGGGACGAAGTGACCGTCGTAGACGCTAACGGTACCCAAAAATCCGTCCGCTATTTTCAAGGCCGCAGCGGAGAGTTTGGCGACATTGCCGTCCTTGAGGTGGCGGAAGTCGTGGGCCTACCACATGCCGTCGTCGATCCTGAATGGCGAACAACGCGGGGGATTGGCCAGGCAATTCGACTGATTGCGTCTCGCGGAGTGGATACTATTGCCATCGGTCTGGGTGGCTCGTCCACCAATGAGGCCGGATCCGGGCTGCTCTCTGAGTTGGGATTCCGCTTTACTGATGCAAGCGGCTCCGCTGTGTCGCCATGCTTGGCAAAGCTGGAATCTATTCGCGACGTCTGCGCCGAAAGACCTGAGTTTCTTTCCGGCATTAGACTAATCGGACTGTCCGACGTCAATAGCCCCTTGTGCGGTCCAACGGGCGCTACATACGTCTTCGGTCCGCAAAAGGGCATCAAGGCTTTGGCCGCGGTCGACGCGACGTTGGCTCGATTCGCGGAGCGATGCACCGCAGCGATGGGCATGGATTTCACCCAGGCCGAAGGGAGCGGTGCTGCGGGCGGAATTGGTTACGCCTTGCGACTCGTAGGCGCGGAAATGGTTTCTGGGGCAACCTTTATCCTCCAGGCGGCCGGTCTACATGCTGGGCTTGGAGCATTTGATTGGGTTATCACTGGTGAAGGACGCTCTGATGCCCAGACGATGATGGGAAAGGGTCCAGCTATGATTGCACGTCTGGCACGGCATGCCGGAGTGCCCGTCTCGCTCCTATCTGGTGCCGTCGAACCCAGCCCTGCCTTGACGGAGGCCTTTGACGGTTGCATATCTATTCAGCAAGCACCCGTTTCATTGAGCTCTGCAATGGACAACGCCGGAGAATTGCTCGAAGACGCGTCACTTCAATTGACGCGACTATTCACCGCTGCGCGGCATGGGGCAAGGTTCTTGGAGCGTTAGCCGCAGCCTTTTGTGAAGTTCGTTTCCTTGGAAATCGGGCAAGATCCGGAATCCATATGCTTTTCTCATGGTGATTTTGGCTTTGTTGTTGAGTCCCTCGATCACCCCGCTGGAGAACTGCTTTCGCGCCCGGAAGTAGTTGAGGATGAGCGCTGCCCGCAGAGCAACGGGATGGCCGAGAGCTTCCTGAAAACCATGAAGCGCGACTACGTCGCCTTCATGCCCAAGCCTGATGCCGAGACGGCGGTTCACAATCTGGCCATCGCCTTTGAGCATTACAACGAGCAGCACCCCCGTAGCACCCTGCATTACCGCTCGCCGCGGGAGTTCAGGCGTGCGATGGCCTGATCAACCTAAGGGTGTGACCGTGTCCGGAGATATGGGGGAAAATCCACGGGCGACGGTGCGAACTCTGGCCATCGAATGCGATTCATCTACCTAACCACAATGCCGCGTGACGAGCTTGGTAATCAAGTAACCTTCGAACGTCTCCACCCCGCCTTCGCTGCCAAGGCCGCTGTCCTTCATGCCACCAAACGGGACCTCGGCCAGACCAGCCCCGAAATGGTTGATGTTCACCATGCCCGCCTCGAGACCGCGCGAAATGGCGTGCGCATTGCGCGAGGAGGACGTGAACGCGTACGCCGCAAGTCCGAATGGCAAGCCGTTCGCCAGCGCGATAGCGCTATCCAACTCACCGAACGGTACGATCGCGGCAAGCGGGCCGAAGGGTTCCTGTGTCATCACCTGGCTTTGTGCCGCCGGATCGAGAATGACCGTCGGGGCAAAGAAGCAGCCCGTGTCACCTAAGCGTGCTCCTCCCGCGGCTATTTCCGCTCCACCGTTGCGCGCATCGGTGACGAACTCCTGCATTTCTGAGACGCGGCGCTGATGCGCCAGTGGCCCCATGGTCGTCCCTTCCGCCAGACCCGGGCCTATGCGGATCCGGCTTGTGTAAAGCAAGAACGCATCGACAAAGCGCTCATAAACGGTGCGATGCACCAGAAAACGTGTCGGCGAAATGCAGACCTGGCCAGCGTTCCGGTACTTGAACGCGACCAGCTTGCGGGCAGCGTCGTCAACGTCCGCATCATCGCAAACGATCACCGGCGCGTGCCCGCCGAGTTCCATGGTCGTTCGCTTCATCTGCGAGCCCGCCAGCGCCGCCAATTGCTTGCCGACCGCGACCGAGCCGGTGAACGAAACCTTCCGGACGACCGATGATTCGATCAGGTGTCGCGATACCTCGTGTGGTACGCCCCAGACTACGTTAAGGCACCCATTCGGCAACCCGGCATCATGGAACAGTCGCGCGAGGGCAACCAGCGCGCTCGGAGCATCCTCGGGGCCTTTGATGATGATCGTGCATCCGCTAGCCAAGGCCGCCGCAATCTTGCGCATTGCCTGGCTGAAAGGAAAATTCCAGGGCGTAAAGGCCGCGCTGACGCCGATCGGCTCGCGCAGCACGACCTGTTCGACTTCCGGAGTGCGTGCGGGAATCACCCGCCCATAGATGCGCCGCCCCTCCTCGGCATGCCATTCAGCATGCTCGGCGGCCGATAGAACCTCGCTCTCCGCCTCGGCAAGCGGCTTGCCCTGGTCGAGCGTGATGTGACGACCGATCTCGCGCGCGCGTTCGCGGGCGAGATGCGCCGCGCGCCGCAGGATCTCGGAGCGAACTAGCGGCGATTCCAACCGCCAGCTCAGGAAGGCGCGCTGGGCGGCAGCGAGGGCGCGATCCAGATCGTCAGCGCTGGCATGTGGCAGCTCGCCAAGGACGCTGCCGTCGGCGGGATTGCTGACGGTTTGAGACCGACGTTGCGCGCCATCGATAAACTCGCCGTCGATGTAAAGATACAAGTTGTCGTATTGGGTCATGTCGGAATTGCACGGGAGACGGCGAAGCCTCCCGTGGGATGCATGCTTCAGGCTGCGGGGATATTCTCGTAGTAGGGAATCAGCGTGTCGCCGCTGCCTGCCTCGACCATGCCGAGCGCCGACGTGGTCACCGGATGTACCACATCCGGATCGATCATGATCTCCACGCACGCCGGCTTGCCGCTGCAAAAGGCGCGCTCGATCGCGGCGGCGATGTCCTCATGGCGCGTCACACGCTCACCGTGGCAGCCGAACGCTTCGGCGATCCGGGCATACTGGGTGTCGCCCAGCTTCGAGATGGCGCTGTAGTCAGGCCCATACATGATTTGCTGCCCGTGGATCGACATCCCCCATACCTGGTTGTTCAGCACTACCGTCACGATCGGCAATGCGCGGCGCACCATGATGTCGAATTCGCCGATATGAAAGCCCATTGCACCGTCGCCAGTGATTTGCATTACGCGTTTTCCGGGCGCCGCGGTCTGGGCACCGATGGCATGGCCCGGCCCCGTGCCAAGACAGCCGAGGTAGCCGTGCCCGATCACCTCGCCTGGCTGGTTGGCGCGCACATGGTGTGCTGCCCAACTCGCCGCCTCGCCACCATCCAGTACGAAGATGGCGTCGCCGGCCGCCGCGACTGCAGCCTTCGCTGCGTGGTACGGATGAATACCGCCCCGGGTTTCGCGCTCGGGGTATCGCTCGTCGAGAATGTGCTGTGCCGCGACCGCTCGCGCGCACCATGCCTCACGCTGGGGCCATGAGCGCTGCGCGGCAGCCTCGGCCAGTTGTTCGCAAACGGCGCCACTATCGGCACTGATTGCCACCGCAATATCGCGAATCCGCCCGATCTCTGCGGCGTCCTGATGCACCTGCATCAACGTTGCACTGCGCGGCAGCAGGCTGTTGCCCCGTCCGCCCATGCGCAAGCCCAACCGCTGGCCGAGCAATAGGATCACGTCTGGCACGTCGTCGCCCAGCAATGCCAGATTCGCGGCAGCTTGTCCGTTCAGCCGATGCGCCGCTGGCAGCACACCCATGCCGCGTGCCGTCGCAAACACCGGCACCCCCGTTGTCTCGGCCAAGTGCGCCAACGCTTCGCCGCAACGTGCGTGGGCCGCTTCCACGCCGCAGACGATGGCCGGGCGCTTCGCGGCATGCAGCAGGTCGAGCACGCGCCTGACCTCATCTGGCGAGCCATGAGGGCGTGGCGGGGTCGCCGTGCCGGTCGGCGTGGTGGCGCGGGACGCGTCCACCGACATATGCAGCACGTCGATCGGCAGTTCGAGCAGGACGGCGCCTTTCCGTCCGGTCATGGCCTTGCGGATTGCCATGGCGGTCAGATCGGGAATCCGCTCGGTGTTCGTGATGCGATGGGCCCACTTGGTCGCAGTCGCGGACATCGCGATCTGGTCCAGCCCTCCCTGCAGCGCATTGGTTTCGGCTTCGCGCAGGGGCGGCGCGCCGACAATGAACAGCACCGGGATGCCGTCAAGCTGCGCATTGGCGATGGCGGACACCGCGTTGGTGAAGCCCGGTCCGGCGGTCACTACGCACACGCCCAGTTTGCCCGTCACGCGCGCATACGCGTCGGCGGCATGGCCCGCCGAGGACTCGTGGCGGAAGTCGACCAGTTCGATATCCTGCTCGAGGCAACCGCGAAACAGCGCTTCGAGATGACCGCCATGCAGGGCGAAGATTTTCTCGACGCCCGCGTGGCGCAAGGCCTCCGCCAGCAGCAACCCACCATTCTTCCTATCCATTCTCATGCCTCCTGAAATCGTTCGTTGGAAATGCGCGGGGCACGTACAAAAAGCATCACGACCGCTGCGCCACCCAGCACCAGGATGCCGGCTACGTAGAAGGCAGTGGCAAAGCTTCCCGTATCCCGCACCAGATAGCCGGTCACCGCGGGCGCCACCATGCCACCTAGATTGGCGACCAGCACCATGAAGCCCCCCACACCGCCGATGTTGCGCGCCGATACCGCCTCCAGTGCAATGGCAAAGTACGTCGGGCCGGTCAGATACATGCAGCCCACGCCGATTGCCATGTAGATGATCGCCGCCGTTGCAGTAGTTGCCACCCCTGCCAGCATCACAGTCACGGCAGCGATGCTCAGGCCGATCCCGAGCACAAGCTTGCGCGCCAGCAGCGCATTGCCCATCCGACGCACCGCGGCATCACACACGAAGCCGCCCGAGATCAAACCGATGACGCCCAGCAGCCACGGCACGGCGCTCGCCAGGCTCATGTCGCTCAGCTTCATGTGGAAGGCCTGGGTCAAGTAG harbors:
- a CDS encoding glycerate kinase encodes the protein MSGAAFRVLVAPDSFKGSLGASTVAERIRAGIVRAVPSADVVLTPIADGGEGTAEVLATTLPGEWDEVTVVDANGTQKSVRYFQGRSGEFGDIAVLEVAEVVGLPHAVVDPEWRTTRGIGQAIRLIASRGVDTIAIGLGGSSTNEAGSGLLSELGFRFTDASGSAVSPCLAKLESIRDVCAERPEFLSGIRLIGLSDVNSPLCGPTGATYVFGPQKGIKALAAVDATLARFAERCTAAMGMDFTQAEGSGAAGGIGYALRLVGAEMVSGATFILQAAGLHAGLGAFDWVITGEGRSDAQTMMGKGPAMIARLARHAGVPVSLLSGAVEPSPALTEAFDGCISIQQAPVSLSSAMDNAGELLEDASLQLTRLFTAARHGARFLER
- a CDS encoding NAD-dependent succinate-semialdehyde dehydrogenase gives rise to the protein MTQYDNLYLYIDGEFIDGAQRRSQTVSNPADGSVLGELPHASADDLDRALAAAQRAFLSWRLESPLVRSEILRRAAHLARERAREIGRHITLDQGKPLAEAESEVLSAAEHAEWHAEEGRRIYGRVIPARTPEVEQVVLREPIGVSAAFTPWNFPFSQAMRKIAAALASGCTIIIKGPEDAPSALVALARLFHDAGLPNGCLNVVWGVPHEVSRHLIESSVVRKVSFTGSVAVGKQLAALAGSQMKRTTMELGGHAPVIVCDDADVDDAARKLVAFKYRNAGQVCISPTRFLVHRTVYERFVDAFLLYTSRIRIGPGLAEGTTMGPLAHQRRVSEMQEFVTDARNGGAEIAAGGARLGDTGCFFAPTVILDPAAQSQVMTQEPFGPLAAIVPFGELDSAIALANGLPFGLAAYAFTSSSRNAHAISRGLEAGMVNINHFGAGLAEVPFGGMKDSGLGSEGGVETFEGYLITKLVTRHCG
- a CDS encoding thiamine pyrophosphate-binding protein — protein: MDRKNGGLLLAEALRHAGVEKIFALHGGHLEALFRGCLEQDIELVDFRHESSAGHAADAYARVTGKLGVCVVTAGPGFTNAVSAIANAQLDGIPVLFIVGAPPLREAETNALQGGLDQIAMSATATKWAHRITNTERIPDLTAMAIRKAMTGRKGAVLLELPIDVLHMSVDASRATTPTGTATPPRPHGSPDEVRRVLDLLHAAKRPAIVCGVEAAHARCGEALAHLAETTGVPVFATARGMGVLPAAHRLNGQAAANLALLGDDVPDVILLLGQRLGLRMGGRGNSLLPRSATLMQVHQDAAEIGRIRDIAVAISADSGAVCEQLAEAAAQRSWPQREAWCARAVAAQHILDERYPERETRGGIHPYHAAKAAVAAAGDAIFVLDGGEAASWAAHHVRANQPGEVIGHGYLGCLGTGPGHAIGAQTAAPGKRVMQITGDGAMGFHIGEFDIMVRRALPIVTVVLNNQVWGMSIHGQQIMYGPDYSAISKLGDTQYARIAEAFGCHGERVTRHEDIAAAIERAFCSGKPACVEIMIDPDVVHPVTTSALGMVEAGSGDTLIPYYENIPAA